Proteins encoded in a region of the Enterococcus gilvus ATCC BAA-350 genome:
- the spxB gene encoding pyruvate oxidase, with protein sequence MSKINAGVAMVNVLEAWEIDHIYGIPGGSFNSTMDALYHERETVKYIQVRHEEAGALAAAADAKLTGKVGAVFGSAGPGASHLINGLYDAQMDHVPVLALLGQVASTSMNYDAFQELNENPMFADVSVYNRTVMTPESLPHVIDEAIKAAYKNKGVAVVTIPVDYGFEDIEDTKVATAKNHKTGVILPDEEDLKAALPAIEAAKQPVLYIGQGVRGGFDAIKAFSEHFSMPVAAAVLAKGIVPDLYENFLGFAARVATKPANEALADADLIVFVGSDFPFGRYFFNPEAKFIQVDIDASKFGRRHNVDYSVLGDGATALRRWVELGEARPADDWFKANQENIRNWHAWRKSFYDDDSTPLRAEPVFKEINRIAEEDAVFVSDVGNVTVNTIRHLEMNGEQQYTTSGWFATMGNGVPGGIAAQLTYPDKQVFTFSGDGGFAMQMQDIITQVKYELPIINVVFSNNAFGFIEAEQEDTEQQKFGVFLEGADFGKVGEAMGADGFTITEYSQLEPAFTAAKASKRPVVIDIKIKDERPLPVEALELEHEKFSAEQITAFKEKYHVHDMPTLRELLK encoded by the coding sequence ATGTCAAAAATCAACGCAGGCGTTGCTATGGTCAATGTTTTAGAAGCTTGGGAAATTGATCATATCTACGGAATTCCCGGTGGATCATTCAACTCAACAATGGACGCTCTTTATCACGAACGCGAAACGGTTAAGTATATCCAAGTACGTCATGAAGAAGCGGGTGCTCTTGCCGCAGCAGCAGATGCTAAGTTAACAGGGAAAGTCGGTGCCGTCTTCGGGTCTGCGGGACCAGGTGCTAGTCACTTGATCAATGGCTTGTATGACGCGCAAATGGATCATGTCCCAGTTTTGGCTCTGTTAGGACAGGTTGCCTCTACTTCTATGAACTATGATGCTTTCCAAGAATTAAATGAAAACCCCATGTTCGCCGATGTCAGTGTCTATAACCGGACCGTTATGACGCCGGAAAGCTTGCCTCATGTCATTGATGAAGCAATCAAAGCCGCTTACAAAAATAAAGGTGTGGCTGTTGTCACGATTCCTGTAGACTACGGGTTTGAAGACATCGAAGACACAAAAGTTGCCACTGCGAAAAATCATAAAACAGGTGTCATCCTTCCTGATGAGGAAGACTTGAAGGCCGCATTGCCAGCAATCGAAGCAGCAAAACAGCCTGTTCTTTACATTGGACAAGGCGTGCGCGGCGGCTTTGATGCCATCAAAGCCTTCTCTGAACATTTTTCAATGCCGGTCGCAGCGGCTGTTTTAGCAAAAGGGATCGTCCCAGATTTATATGAAAACTTTTTAGGTTTTGCGGCACGTGTGGCAACCAAACCGGCCAATGAAGCGTTGGCGGATGCCGATTTGATCGTCTTTGTCGGCAGTGATTTCCCATTTGGACGCTACTTCTTCAACCCAGAAGCGAAGTTTATCCAAGTCGATATCGATGCTTCTAAATTCGGTCGTCGCCACAATGTGGATTATTCTGTTTTAGGTGACGGTGCGACGGCCCTTCGCCGCTGGGTAGAACTTGGCGAAGCACGTCCAGCAGATGACTGGTTCAAAGCAAATCAAGAAAATATCCGCAACTGGCACGCTTGGCGCAAGAGCTTCTATGATGACGACTCTACCCCATTACGCGCAGAGCCTGTTTTTAAAGAAATCAATCGCATCGCCGAAGAGGATGCGGTCTTCGTTAGTGATGTAGGGAATGTCACGGTGAATACGATCCGTCACTTGGAAATGAACGGCGAACAGCAATACACGACCTCTGGCTGGTTTGCTACAATGGGAAATGGGGTTCCAGGAGGAATCGCCGCTCAATTGACCTATCCAGACAAACAAGTCTTTACCTTCAGCGGTGACGGCGGATTTGCGATGCAAATGCAAGACATCATCACTCAAGTAAAATATGAGCTGCCGATCATCAACGTAGTCTTTTCAAACAATGCCTTTGGCTTCATTGAAGCCGAGCAAGAAGATACAGAGCAGCAAAAATTTGGTGTCTTCCTAGAAGGGGCTGATTTCGGGAAAGTCGGTGAAGCAATGGGCGCAGATGGCTTTACGATCACTGAGTACAGCCAGCTAGAGCCTGCATTCACAGCGGCGAAAGCAAGCAAACGGCCCGTCGTGATCGATATCAAGATCAAAGACGAACGTCCATTGCCAGTCGAAGCTCTAGAATTAGAACACGAAAAATTCTCAGCAGAACAAATCACAGCTTTCAAAGAAAAATATCACGTTCACGACATGCCGACCTTGCGTGAACTCTTGAAATAG
- a CDS encoding PTS sugar transporter subunit IIA produces MIGIIIATHDHLADSLLKTAESILGEQQGVKTMNIEPGATGLQEKIEAFAKTFLDEVDELVWLVDMFGGTPFRYASYCVINDSRQYLVTGVNLPMVLQALVNQELPADELTKQLEIEAKQTIRRM; encoded by the coding sequence ATGATCGGGATAATTATCGCGACCCACGACCATTTAGCGGACAGCCTGTTAAAAACGGCTGAATCTATTTTGGGCGAACAACAGGGTGTGAAAACGATGAATATAGAACCGGGCGCCACTGGTCTGCAAGAGAAGATCGAGGCGTTTGCCAAAACGTTCTTGGATGAAGTGGATGAGCTCGTTTGGCTTGTAGATATGTTCGGCGGCACGCCATTTCGTTACGCCAGCTATTGTGTGATCAATGATTCGCGGCAGTATTTGGTGACAGGAGTCAACTTGCCGATGGTCTTGCAGGCGTTGGTGAATCAAGAGTTACCGGCAGATGAATTGACGAAGCAATTGGAAATAGAAGCAAAACAAACGATTCGTAGAATGTAA
- a CDS encoding sigma 54-interacting transcriptional regulator encodes MKSSGWTHLLRLVEAEDPKNPLTDQELAELLRTSRSKVTSMRKSAGIDNSRERREAVLLKDIQLILKADSKISMTQLTKELTQKGYRITLNSTIHFMDQKGLSADTKKPAVQEVKKDAFSGIIGSQRSLSMQVEQSKAAAMYPPIGLHTLIVGETGVGKSILAEAMYKFMVNNKRDETIPFVELNCADYAENPQLLTAQLFGYKKGAFTGAESNREGLIDQANQGILFLDEVHRMPPDGQEMLFQLIDKGVYRRLGDRDLRKAQVMIIAATTEDVETSLLDTFRRRIPMVITVPPLSSRGVDEKYDIITTFFRQESIRVKREILIKAEAVRSLLLLQYPGNIGELRSKIQVACAKGYLACMHQSDSGSQILIDNETLVLHTLPENQELSPELKHFSANDLIVYPTDRVSVPTQPINDPYEFSEGLYRIIDTEYVKLQGNYLTEKEIDSTIWKLIEKKISRYITTIQNGKQVQQLKDNIQTIVEQDLVQMAEEMLTIAKKELGELDQTLLFCLATHFNASIKRIRSGEGILNPNLANVKKHYPKQFRVANQMAELAPKYIGIPLPDEEIGFIAMYLSATTDAKVNVGKNIGTIVVTHGKVAAEMVAVANELMGSSHLAALCISLDESPRFIYSRLLEMVKQNNQGRGVLILVDMGSPETFGDQIAEELGINVRTVTRVDTLMVLDAVRKTQLIEMNLDEVADSLVEQKKSVVLGKRNNTLKAEAFICFCLTGRGCARYLFEHLENDVLELSPKVKFVFLSLLSEQTMEEQIKETAQQYNIIGIAGAFNVSTADIPLIMMNDIQKKAAVRQFLAQVKERQHQLNVASPQLFQPELVFLQEEVATKEEAIAFLCQKLQASGAVEGHFLQTVMDREAMVPTVLETGVAIPHGYFSEVKYAKIAVLIPKQPIPWSNGREAKVVLMLAFTEATSHLFGNIYNVIANQQLVDQIAASNERDQVIEYLNS; translated from the coding sequence ATGAAATCATCGGGATGGACACATCTGCTTCGTTTGGTAGAGGCAGAAGACCCTAAAAATCCATTGACAGATCAAGAACTTGCTGAATTATTGAGAACTTCTCGAAGCAAAGTAACATCCATGCGGAAAAGTGCGGGGATAGATAATTCCAGAGAACGCCGTGAAGCGGTTTTATTAAAAGATATCCAGTTGATTTTGAAAGCGGATTCTAAAATCAGCATGACGCAGCTGACGAAAGAGTTGACTCAAAAGGGGTATCGCATCACGTTGAACAGTACGATCCATTTTATGGATCAAAAAGGCTTGAGCGCAGATACGAAAAAGCCTGCTGTTCAAGAAGTGAAAAAGGATGCTTTCTCTGGGATCATCGGTTCGCAGCGGAGTTTGAGCATGCAGGTAGAGCAATCAAAAGCAGCAGCGATGTATCCGCCAATCGGATTACATACCTTGATCGTGGGTGAAACAGGGGTAGGAAAAAGCATCTTAGCAGAAGCCATGTACAAGTTTATGGTGAATAACAAAAGAGACGAAACGATTCCTTTTGTGGAGTTGAACTGTGCAGATTACGCAGAAAATCCACAATTACTGACAGCACAGTTATTTGGTTACAAAAAGGGCGCTTTTACAGGTGCAGAATCCAATCGAGAAGGACTGATCGATCAGGCCAATCAAGGCATTCTATTCCTTGATGAAGTTCATCGGATGCCGCCAGATGGGCAAGAGATGTTGTTCCAATTAATCGATAAAGGGGTCTATCGTCGTCTGGGAGATCGTGATTTGAGAAAAGCACAGGTCATGATCATCGCAGCAACGACGGAGGATGTAGAGACGAGTCTATTAGATACCTTCCGGCGCCGTATTCCTATGGTGATCACGGTACCCCCTTTGTCGTCTCGAGGAGTAGATGAAAAATACGACATCATTACGACCTTCTTCCGCCAAGAGTCCATTCGGGTGAAACGGGAGATCCTCATTAAAGCAGAGGCCGTCAGAAGTTTGCTGCTTTTGCAGTACCCAGGAAATATCGGTGAACTTCGGAGCAAGATCCAAGTAGCGTGTGCAAAAGGATATCTCGCTTGTATGCACCAATCCGACAGCGGTTCGCAGATTTTGATCGATAATGAGACGTTGGTGCTCCACACTTTGCCAGAAAATCAGGAATTGTCGCCGGAGCTGAAACATTTTTCGGCAAACGATTTGATTGTTTATCCAACAGATAGGGTCTCTGTACCAACACAGCCAATCAATGATCCATACGAGTTTTCCGAAGGCTTGTATCGAATCATTGATACGGAATATGTGAAACTGCAAGGCAATTATTTGACGGAAAAAGAGATCGATTCAACTATTTGGAAGTTGATCGAAAAGAAAATATCCCGCTACATCACGACGATTCAGAATGGGAAGCAAGTGCAGCAGTTAAAAGACAATATTCAGACGATCGTCGAACAAGATCTGGTACAAATGGCGGAAGAGATGTTAACGATTGCGAAAAAAGAATTAGGTGAATTGGATCAGACGCTGCTCTTTTGTTTAGCGACGCATTTTAATGCATCGATCAAACGGATACGCAGTGGGGAAGGTATCTTGAATCCGAATTTGGCGAATGTCAAAAAGCATTACCCAAAGCAATTTAGAGTGGCCAATCAAATGGCTGAGCTTGCCCCTAAATATATCGGAATCCCGCTGCCGGATGAAGAAATTGGATTTATTGCGATGTATTTGTCCGCGACGACGGATGCAAAAGTCAACGTTGGGAAAAATATTGGCACGATCGTTGTCACACATGGAAAAGTTGCCGCTGAAATGGTCGCTGTCGCCAATGAACTGATGGGAAGCTCACACTTAGCCGCATTGTGTATCAGCTTAGATGAGAGTCCTCGATTTATTTATAGCCGTTTGTTAGAGATGGTGAAGCAAAACAATCAAGGACGGGGTGTGTTGATTCTCGTTGATATGGGTTCCCCGGAGACTTTTGGGGATCAGATCGCAGAGGAATTAGGGATCAATGTTCGAACAGTGACACGCGTCGATACGTTGATGGTATTAGATGCCGTTCGCAAAACACAGTTGATCGAGATGAACTTGGATGAAGTGGCCGATTCGCTGGTTGAACAGAAGAAGAGTGTTGTCTTGGGAAAAAGAAACAACACGCTTAAAGCAGAGGCATTTATCTGCTTTTGCTTAACCGGACGAGGCTGTGCCCGATATCTTTTTGAACACTTGGAAAACGATGTGTTGGAGCTATCGCCGAAAGTGAAGTTTGTTTTTTTAAGCTTGTTGAGCGAACAGACGATGGAAGAACAAATCAAAGAAACGGCGCAGCAATACAACATTATCGGCATTGCGGGCGCCTTCAATGTCTCGACAGCGGATATCCCTCTCATAATGATGAATGATATCCAGAAGAAAGCAGCCGTCCGCCAATTTTTAGCACAGGTAAAGGAACGTCAACACCAGTTGAATGTGGCATCTCCGCAATTATTCCAGCCGGAGTTGGTTTTTTTGCAAGAAGAGGTAGCGACGAAAGAAGAAGCAATTGCCTTTTTATGTCAAAAACTACAGGCATCAGGAGCTGTTGAAGGTCATTTTCTTCAGACCGTTATGGACCGAGAAGCAATGGTCCCGACTGTTTTAGAAACGGGAGTAGCTATTCCTCATGGGTACTTCTCAGAGGTAAAATACGCAAAAATCGCTGTTTTGATTCCTAAGCAGCCGATTCCTTGGAGCAATGGACGTGAGGCAAAAGTTGTCTTGATGCTGGCTTTTACGGAAGCAACAAGTCATTTATTCGGCAACATTTACAATGTCATTGCCAATCAACAACTCGTTGATCAAATTGCAGCAAGTAACGAAAGAGACCAAGTCATAGAATACTTGAACAGTTAG
- a CDS encoding zinc-binding dehydrogenase gives MKAEVLYGPDDVRYEDVEEPSCPSDGIKVKVIGCGICGSDLRTYGGGSKNSILPAISGHEIVAEVIESQYDRFPEGTRLSIAPVIVCGECWYCKNGIQNLCDNIRMIGTAEGIAGGFAEYIAFPKEIIDHGCFNAIPKDIDPIDTVIAETASSVLCAQINTNIVMDDLVVVIGAGTIGCLHSEIAKIRGVKEVVIVEMNSDKAELARSQGFDNVLNMSSSDPKLKELVLEKTDGKGADVVISACPAGQAQADAVDLARKRGKVILFGGIHPSSAKLLDTNAIHYKEIMVYGASAYSPEINRKALNLVLNKQLDSKKFITHNYELKDLAQGFADMRAGKMIKGVIIP, from the coding sequence ATGAAAGCAGAAGTGTTATACGGACCGGATGACGTTCGATATGAGGATGTCGAAGAACCTTCGTGTCCGTCCGATGGCATCAAAGTGAAAGTGATCGGTTGTGGAATTTGTGGTTCTGATTTACGGACATACGGTGGAGGGTCCAAAAATTCGATTTTACCTGCGATCTCGGGGCATGAGATTGTAGCGGAGGTTATTGAAAGCCAGTATGATCGCTTTCCGGAAGGGACCAGGCTTTCTATTGCGCCTGTAATTGTCTGCGGAGAGTGTTGGTATTGTAAAAATGGCATTCAAAATTTATGCGACAACATTCGAATGATCGGAACAGCAGAAGGGATCGCCGGCGGTTTTGCAGAATACATCGCATTTCCAAAAGAAATTATTGATCATGGCTGTTTTAATGCTATTCCTAAAGATATCGATCCTATTGATACGGTCATTGCTGAGACGGCCTCGTCGGTTTTATGCGCGCAGATCAACACAAACATCGTGATGGATGATTTGGTTGTGGTCATTGGCGCTGGAACAATCGGTTGTTTACACAGTGAAATCGCGAAGATACGCGGCGTCAAAGAGGTCGTGATTGTAGAAATGAATAGTGACAAGGCGGAGCTTGCTAGGAGTCAAGGATTTGATAATGTTCTCAACATGAGCAGTTCAGATCCTAAATTAAAAGAACTTGTTTTAGAAAAAACAGATGGAAAGGGAGCGGACGTTGTTATCAGTGCCTGTCCAGCAGGGCAAGCACAAGCAGATGCGGTGGATCTGGCACGCAAACGGGGGAAAGTCATATTGTTTGGCGGGATTCATCCATCTAGTGCAAAGCTGTTAGATACAAATGCGATTCATTACAAGGAGATCATGGTATATGGAGCCTCTGCTTATTCGCCGGAGATCAATCGGAAGGCGCTTAATCTAGTATTGAACAAGCAATTGGATTCCAAAAAATTTATTACGCACAACTATGAATTGAAAGACTTGGCCCAAGGATTTGCGGACATGCGTGCTGGAAAAATGATCAAAGGAGTCATCATTCCATAG
- a CDS encoding PTS sugar transporter subunit IIA, which produces MYGLDKTTTENQIFSKNDIHGLISEETDRDQLIHLLAAEMAKYGMVEPCYGASVLEREKEFPTGVPTMPVPIAIPHSERSQVYKPGIGVAVLRNSVKFSSMEDPTCLLDVRVVFMLAASLNDEHLHMIKDVMEIIQDSEVVNALLAAETTKEIEAIMHQEFAKREQKRGW; this is translated from the coding sequence GTGTACGGTTTGGATAAAACAACTACTGAAAATCAGATCTTTAGTAAAAATGACATTCACGGATTGATTTCTGAGGAAACAGATCGGGATCAATTGATTCATTTGCTGGCTGCTGAGATGGCTAAATATGGGATGGTCGAGCCTTGTTATGGAGCTTCTGTACTGGAAAGGGAAAAAGAGTTTCCGACAGGTGTTCCGACGATGCCCGTACCGATTGCTATTCCCCACAGTGAACGTTCACAGGTATATAAACCAGGTATTGGTGTGGCCGTTCTGCGAAACAGTGTGAAGTTCTCAAGTATGGAAGATCCAACGTGTTTATTAGATGTCCGAGTCGTCTTTATGCTGGCGGCTAGTCTGAATGATGAACATTTGCATATGATCAAAGATGTGATGGAGATCATTCAAGATTCAGAGGTGGTCAATGCATTATTGGCTGCGGAAACAACAAAAGAAATTGAAGCGATCATGCACCAAGAATTTGCAAAACGTGAACAAAAAAGAGGCTGGTAA
- a CDS encoding PTS sugar transporter subunit IIB → MAEEKIVVVVCGAGFATSTAGENEVKKLAKELGIKVKLNKRRATELKTVLSTMKPDMYLLMTPVSTELNAPKVNGVPFISGIGKEEALEEMRQILKAE, encoded by the coding sequence ATGGCTGAAGAAAAAATCGTAGTAGTGGTGTGCGGGGCAGGGTTTGCGACATCGACGGCAGGAGAAAATGAAGTAAAAAAATTGGCAAAGGAATTAGGCATCAAAGTTAAATTAAACAAACGGCGGGCGACAGAATTAAAAACTGTGTTAAGTACGATGAAACCAGATATGTATCTATTGATGACACCGGTATCCACGGAGTTGAATGCACCTAAAGTCAATGGCGTTCCTTTTATTTCAGGAATTGGAAAAGAAGAAGCGTTAGAAGAAATGCGTCAAATTCTTAAAGCTGAGTAA
- a CDS encoding PTS transporter subunit IIC: MFDVINQGFQWFTGLGSNGILCVALLIIGLVLGLKVGDAIRSALTATVGFIGLNLIVDMLIAQMSPATMAMVERMHWNLDVVDIGWGLMGMAWGQPASGMVIIALIATNIALIFLNFTKTLDVDFWNYWSFAASAALIYGATQNAVFAVAAACIYMAVSLKWADIVAPKYQEFYGIPGCSWPTGAIIAPAMIGIPVVKLLQKIPVIKDIKADPETMERRMGIFGEPIVIGAVLGMLIGIVAGYDVRKIMLLGFNMAAVMILLPRMIQIMMEGLISISDQAKIFTGKYMKGREVWIGIDASTIMGNPATMSSILIMTPVVTFMSIIPGNRMLATASLVAVPWFIIGITAYAKENILHICLAAMVVFAIYFWCATAMAGAHTEIAKIVGSELPEGTSLISSLSEGGNPITFIMYKILDLLGFVKF, encoded by the coding sequence ATGTTTGATGTAATCAATCAGGGATTTCAATGGTTTACAGGGCTTGGTAGTAACGGGATTCTTTGTGTGGCACTTTTAATCATCGGTCTTGTTTTAGGGCTAAAAGTTGGTGACGCAATTCGTTCGGCATTAACAGCGACAGTTGGTTTTATTGGTCTAAATTTAATTGTAGATATGTTGATCGCACAGATGTCGCCTGCAACAATGGCGATGGTTGAGCGGATGCATTGGAATCTTGACGTAGTAGACATTGGTTGGGGCTTGATGGGAATGGCTTGGGGACAACCAGCGTCTGGAATGGTGATCATTGCTTTGATTGCCACGAATATTGCTTTAATTTTCTTGAATTTTACGAAGACGTTGGATGTGGATTTTTGGAATTATTGGTCATTTGCCGCCAGTGCTGCACTTATTTATGGAGCAACTCAAAATGCGGTATTCGCCGTTGCAGCCGCGTGTATCTATATGGCCGTATCCTTGAAATGGGCAGATATCGTAGCACCTAAATACCAAGAGTTTTATGGAATCCCAGGCTGTTCCTGGCCGACGGGTGCGATCATTGCTCCTGCAATGATCGGGATTCCAGTCGTGAAGCTGCTTCAAAAAATTCCGGTGATCAAAGATATCAAAGCGGATCCGGAAACAATGGAACGTCGAATGGGAATATTTGGCGAACCCATCGTGATCGGGGCAGTTTTGGGGATGCTGATCGGTATTGTTGCAGGATATGATGTACGAAAAATTATGCTGCTTGGTTTTAATATGGCTGCTGTGATGATTCTTTTGCCTCGAATGATCCAGATCATGATGGAAGGCTTGATATCCATTTCTGATCAGGCAAAAATCTTTACTGGGAAATACATGAAGGGCCGCGAGGTATGGATCGGAATCGATGCTTCTACGATCATGGGGAATCCCGCAACGATGTCTTCTATTTTGATCATGACACCCGTTGTGACATTCATGTCGATTATTCCAGGAAACCGAATGCTTGCGACAGCTTCATTAGTGGCGGTTCCGTGGTTCATTATCGGGATAACTGCTTATGCGAAGGAAAATATTTTACACATTTGTTTAGCAGCAATGGTGGTTTTCGCGATTTACTTTTGGTGTGCGACAGCAATGGCAGGTGCACATACAGAGATTGCGAAGATCGTTGGTTCTGAGCTTCCAGAGGGCACGTCGTTAATCAGTAGTTTATCTGAGGGAGGGAACCCAATCACCTTCATAATGTATAAGATCCTAGACCTCTTAGGCTTCGTGAAGTTCTAA
- a CDS encoding ZIP family metal transporter: MIEWLLSLDAWQQALVGTLFTWGMTALGAALVFFFKNINRNVLNLMLGFASGVMIAASFWSLLDPAIVAAEENGSIPWLVVSLGFGLGGFFLYLADKTIPHMHFGPNKEKEGLPSHLKRTILLVFSITLHNIPEGLAVGVAFGAASEAANPTAAVLAAISVSLGIGIQNFPEGAAVSIPLRQEGLSRTRSFLYGQASGLVEPIAAVIGALLVTSVEPLLPYALSFAAGAMIYVVVEELIPEAQATTDSKHHYGVFGAMSGFIIMMILDVALG, encoded by the coding sequence ATGATTGAGTGGCTATTAAGCTTAGATGCTTGGCAACAGGCATTAGTAGGGACATTGTTCACGTGGGGAATGACCGCATTGGGAGCAGCGCTGGTGTTCTTCTTTAAAAATATTAATCGGAATGTATTAAATTTGATGCTGGGCTTTGCTTCTGGCGTGATGATCGCAGCGAGTTTCTGGTCGCTGCTAGATCCGGCTATCGTGGCCGCAGAAGAGAATGGATCGATCCCCTGGTTAGTCGTTAGTCTAGGGTTTGGCTTGGGCGGTTTTTTCTTATATCTCGCGGATAAAACGATTCCCCATATGCATTTTGGGCCAAACAAAGAAAAAGAAGGGTTGCCGAGTCATTTAAAGCGGACGATCTTGCTCGTGTTTTCCATCACTCTGCACAATATTCCAGAAGGTTTAGCTGTGGGAGTTGCTTTCGGAGCCGCAAGCGAGGCAGCCAATCCAACAGCCGCTGTTCTAGCAGCGATCTCCGTCTCATTAGGGATCGGGATTCAAAACTTTCCAGAAGGCGCGGCCGTATCTATTCCTTTGAGGCAGGAAGGCTTGAGCCGCACACGGTCTTTCCTTTATGGGCAAGCATCCGGTCTTGTCGAGCCGATCGCGGCGGTGATCGGGGCGCTTTTAGTAACAAGCGTCGAGCCGCTGTTACCTTATGCGTTATCCTTTGCGGCGGGGGCGATGATCTATGTTGTCGTAGAGGAGCTGATTCCTGAAGCACAGGCGACGACGGATAGTAAACATCATTATGGTGTATTCGGTGCAATGTCAGGGTTCATAATCATGATGATTTTAGATGTAGCGTTGGGCTGA
- a CDS encoding ABC-F family ATP-binding cassette domain-containing protein, whose amino-acid sequence MITVNDVSLQFPDRKLFDDVNIKFTPGNCYGLIGANGAGKSTFLKILAGDIQPSTGSITLGPNERMAVLKQNHFDFEEYTVLETVIMGHERLYQVMQEKDAVYMKEDFSDEDGIRAAELEGEFAELDGWEAEPEAAVLLQGLNIPEDLHQLKMSELTAGQKVKVLLAQSLFGKPDVLLLDEPTNGLDIQSINWLEEFLINFDNTVIVVSHDRHFLNKVCTHMADLDFGKIKLYVGNYDFWLESSQLATKLQSQQNAKKEEQIKELQDFIARFSANASKSKQATSRKKMLDKITLDDIQPSSRRYPFVQFKPEREIGNDLLQVDNVSVTIDGKKILDNISFTLNRDDKVAFVAENDLITTTLFKVIMGDLTPDTGSVRWGVTTSQAYLPKDTTKEFDSTMPILDWLRQYASKEEDDNTFLRSFLGRMLFSGDEVMKPVNVLSGGEKVRCMLSKLMLSKSNVLVLDDPTNHLDLESISALNDGLIAYKGSLLFASHDHQFIQTIANRIIAISENGVVDRAETTYDEFLENPEVQKQLSQLY is encoded by the coding sequence TTGATTACAGTAAATGACGTTAGTTTACAGTTTCCTGACCGTAAATTATTTGACGACGTAAATATTAAATTCACTCCCGGCAATTGCTACGGGTTGATCGGAGCCAATGGTGCCGGCAAATCAACCTTTCTTAAGATTTTAGCAGGCGATATCCAGCCTTCTACCGGCTCTATTACTTTAGGACCCAATGAACGAATGGCTGTGTTAAAGCAAAATCATTTTGACTTTGAAGAGTACACGGTTCTTGAAACAGTCATCATGGGCCACGAACGCTTATACCAAGTCATGCAGGAAAAAGACGCCGTTTATATGAAGGAAGATTTTTCTGATGAAGACGGTATTCGTGCAGCAGAACTGGAAGGGGAATTCGCTGAACTTGACGGCTGGGAAGCAGAGCCTGAAGCAGCTGTCCTACTGCAAGGATTGAATATCCCTGAAGACTTGCATCAATTAAAAATGAGCGAATTAACGGCTGGCCAAAAAGTAAAAGTCTTGCTAGCACAATCCCTTTTCGGCAAACCAGATGTTCTATTACTAGATGAACCAACGAATGGGCTGGATATCCAATCCATCAACTGGTTGGAAGAATTCCTGATCAACTTTGATAATACCGTGATCGTTGTCTCCCATGACCGTCACTTCTTGAACAAAGTATGTACACACATGGCGGACCTAGATTTCGGCAAGATCAAATTGTATGTCGGAAACTACGACTTTTGGTTGGAATCAAGCCAATTAGCAACAAAATTACAGTCGCAGCAAAATGCGAAAAAAGAAGAACAAATCAAGGAATTGCAAGACTTTATCGCACGATTCAGTGCCAATGCATCCAAGTCTAAACAAGCGACTTCACGGAAGAAAATGTTGGACAAGATCACATTAGACGACATTCAGCCTTCGTCACGTCGTTACCCATTCGTACAATTCAAACCTGAACGAGAAATCGGGAATGACTTATTGCAAGTCGATAATGTCAGTGTGACGATCGATGGCAAAAAAATTCTAGACAACATCTCTTTCACGTTGAACCGTGACGATAAAGTGGCCTTTGTCGCTGAGAATGACTTAATAACTACTACGCTATTTAAAGTCATCATGGGGGATCTCACACCCGACACAGGGTCTGTGCGTTGGGGTGTAACGACCAGCCAAGCCTACTTGCCGAAAGACACGACAAAAGAATTTGACAGCACGATGCCGATTCTTGATTGGCTGCGTCAATATGCCAGCAAAGAAGAAGATGACAACACCTTCCTGCGCAGCTTCTTAGGTCGGATGCTGTTTTCTGGAGATGAAGTGATGAAGCCCGTGAATGTTTTATCCGGGGGCGAAAAAGTTCGCTGCATGCTTTCAAAACTGATGCTCTCTAAATCAAACGTCTTAGTCTTAGATGATCCAACTAATCACTTAGATTTGGAATCTATCTCTGCATTGAATGATGGGTTGATTGCGTATAAAGGCTCGCTTTTATTCGCCTCTCATGACCACCAATTCATTCAAACGATCGCCAATCGCATCATTGCGATTTCTGAAAATGGGGTCGTTGACCGTGCAGAAACGACGTACGATGAATTCTTAGAAAATCCAGAAGTTCAAAAACAATTGAGCCAATTGTACTAA